Proteins encoded in a region of the Fundulus heteroclitus isolate FHET01 chromosome 2, MU-UCD_Fhet_4.1, whole genome shotgun sequence genome:
- the malt3 gene encoding mucosa-associated lymphoid tissue lymphoma translocation protein 1: MTGSCPKPTHTMITEIVIVRHPVSACVPVNHKVTLRVRAEGTGILSYQWFSEDEKEVPGGTQADLTIRASKTQRYVCRVNDLFHNYIFSEWVKVKVLDIDKSGLPVDWQGEPHIAINPKPQAVQQGTKLSLRCAAFGIPTPHYQWYRNGQPLLDKTADVLQIDGVTAEHGGSYLCSISNVLEERWTEPVDVDIVQPDLPPPAALTATDKIALLIGNLNYRHHPGLMAPIMDVHELANLLQQLGFRVVSLLDLTREEMMAAIDKFIQLLDRGVYGLFYYAGHGYEHAGRNYLVAVDAPQPYQTKNCVCVQRVMHQMQERQTAMSVILLDTCRKWYNQGCIPSVIKPLGPNGNTVYGYATCEDAEAYEVQDGGKSTGIFTKYLNKHILQADKVTHVLERVSEDVGKDRLVSGKQAVEIKHTMKEPRSLTDKVRTTGHTRELHLRDVCWRQANELPRKKHLTFLCGVEVEVSFSALFSNVLVAFATIKTTPDHTQDCTVILSSNPAMEDIFSRSGRSEEMDSLLFNETHNPDCTLRLCSLQKLKESVVVKVDLHYTHKDSNLRHTESLQVDIGKPLVASCKLYRENRAGKDRKTDGAKVQCMSQISRSKSPQHQALAAPHRHFTRKAECAAKTATATARSNEPEENDETELQDFRPCE; the protein is encoded by the exons ATGACCGGCTCTTGCCCCAAGCCCACTCACACAATGATCACAG AAATCGTCATCGTGCGCCACCCTGTCTCCGCGTGCGTACCTGTGAACCACAAGGTGACTCTGCGCGTCCGCGCTGAGGGCACCGGCATCCTCAGCTACCAGTGGTTCTCCGAGGACGAGAAGGAG gtgCCTGGTGGTACTCAAGCAGACCTGACCATCAGAGCTTCTAAAACCCAGCGATATGTCTGCCGTGTCAACGATCTCTTTCATAACTACATCTTCAGCGAGTGGGTGAAGGTGAAGGTGCTAGACATTGATAAATCAG GGTTGCCGGTCGACTGGCAGGGCGAGCCGCATATCGCCATTAATCCCAAACCACAGGCTGTACAACAGGGCACAAAACTCAGCCTTCGCTGCGCTGCCTTTGGCATCCCCACTCCACACTACCAGTGGTACCGAAATGGACAGCCGCTGCTGGACAAGACCGCTGATGTCCTGCAG ATTGATGgtgtaacagcagaacatgGGGGATCCTATCTGTGTTCGATATCTAACGTCTTAGAAGAGAGGTGGACAGAGCCGGTCGATGTCGATATCG tgcaacCTGACCTGCCTCCTCCTGCAGCACTAACAG CCACCGATAAGATTGCCCTTCTTATCGGCAACCTGAATTACCGCCACCACCCCGGTTTGATGGCCCCCATCATGGACGTCCACGAGCTGGCCAACCTGCTGCAGCAGCTCGGCTTCAGGGTTGTCTCCCTGCTGGATCTCACCAGGGAGGAGATGATGGCTGCTATCGACAAGTTCATTCAGCTCCTTGACAGGGGAGTTTACG GGCTTTTCTACTACGCGGGTCACGGTTATGAGCACGCCGGGAGGAATTACTTGGTCGCGGTTGACGCGCCACAGCCGTACCAAACCAAGAactgtgtctgtgtgcagcGGGTCATGCATCAAATGCAGGAAAGGCAAACGGCAATGAGTGTCATCCTGTTGGATACCTGTAGAAAATG gTACAACCAGGGTTGCATACCATCAGTCATCAAGCCACTGGGACCGAATGGGAACACGGTGTATGGTTATGCCAC ATGCGAGGATGCTGAGGCGTACGAGGTCCAGGATGGGGGCAAGAGTACCGGCATCTTCACAAAGTACCTGAACAAGCACATCCTTCAAGCAGACAAAGTCACGCACGTCTTAGAGCGAGTCTCCGAGG ATGTTGGTAAAGACCGTCTTGTCAGTGGTAAACAGGCAGTGGAGATAAAACACACCATGAAAGAACCACGATCCCTCACAGACAAAGTTCGAACAACTGGTCACACAAGGGAACTTCACCTACGTGATGTTTGCTGGAGACAAGCCAATG AGCTGCCACGAAAGAAGCACCTGACGTTTCTTTGCGGTGTGGAAGTGGAAGTCAGCTTCTCAGCTCTGTTCTCCAATGTACTGGTGGCTTTTGCGACTATAAAAACTACACCTGATCATACCCAGGACTGTACTGTCATTCTAAGTAGCAATCCG GCAATGGAAGACATATTCTCCAGGTCGGGTCGCTCAGAGGAAATGGACTCACTACTATTTAATGAAACGCATAACCCTGACTGTACCCTAAGACTTTGCTCTCTCCAGAAGTTGAAG GAATCTGTGGTAGTCAAGGTGGATCTACACTATACCCACAAGGACAGTAATCTGCGGCACACTGAAAGCCTGCAGGTGGACATAGGAAAGCCTCTGGTGGCGTCCTGTAAGCTGTACAGGGAGAATCGTGcaggaaaagacagaaaaaccGACGGTGCTAAAGTCCAGTGCATGAGTCAAATTTCACGCAGCAAATCACCACAGCATCAGGCTCTGGCCGCCCCACATCGACATTTCACCAGAAAGGCAGAGTGCGCCGCTAAAACCGCAACCGCAACCGCGCGGAGCAATGAGCCTGAGGAGAACGACGAGACTGAACTGCAAGATTTCCGACCCTGCGAGTAA